One Alligator mississippiensis isolate rAllMis1 chromosome 16, rAllMis1, whole genome shotgun sequence genomic region harbors:
- the LOC102572902 gene encoding nicotinamide N-methyltransferase, with amino-acid sequence MAELTEEYVLEADYDPKAYMEFFNLNENSLEYEFIKFVLRHHYKTFTPGAVKGDTLISISNSPAIYPLLSACETFKEIIIADCRDQNCQELQKWLKQEPGAFDWSQVGKYMCELEGGRHKWTEKEGKLRKTISHILKCDVHESKPLGPDVLPPADCLVSSFCLETVCKDQSSYRAALKNISSLLKPGGHLVLSGDLGTSFYMVGPKKFFCLVLTEEFLRGALSAAGFAIQEFDVLSRDDDTMQEICDCSGMYFIVARKEKVI; translated from the exons ATGGCTGAGTTAACAGAAGAGTATGTACTTGAAGCAGACTACGATCCCAAGGCGTACATGGAATTCTTTAACTTAAATGAAAACAGCTTGGAGTATGAGTTCATCAAGTTTGTGCTAAGACATCACTACAAAACCTTCACCCCAG GTGCCGTCAAAGGCGACACTCTGATTAGCATCAGCAACAGCCCTGCAATCTACCCGCTTCTCTCAGCCTGTGAGACCTTCAAGGAGATCATCATTGCAGACTGCAGGGACCAGAATTGCCAGGAGCTGCAGAAATGGCTgaagcaggagcctggagcattTGACTGGTCTCAAGTGGGGAAATACATGTGCGAACTGGAGGGAGGCAG GCACAAGTGGACTGAGAAAGAGGGGAAGCTACGAAAAACCATTAGCCATATCCTAAAATGTGATGTTCACGAAAGCAAGCCCCTGGGTCCAGATGTCCTCCCTCCGGCTGACTGCCTGGTGTCGTCATTTTGCTTGGAAACAGTCTGCAAAGACCAGAGCTCCTACCGCGCTGCTCTGAAGAACATCAGCTCTCTGCTAAAGCCAGGGGGGCACTTGGTGCTGAGCGGAGATTTGGGCACCAGTTTCTACATGGTTGGTCCCAAAAAGTTCTTCTGTTTGGTTCTGACAGAGGAATTTTTGAGGGGGGCTCTTAGTGCAGCTGGCTTTGCCATTCAGGAGTTTGACGTCCTCTCCAGGGACGATGACACCATGCAGGAAATCTGCGATTGCTCTGGGATGTACTTCATTGTCGCCCGCAAAGAGAAAGTGATTTAA
- the LOC102560500 gene encoding nicotinamide N-methyltransferase isoform X1, with protein sequence MCKMEAPASFTEGEVYQMDFNPGVYLETYYSLGASHCKGNKILTLNLRSLCEMFAFSDVKGDTLIDIGSGPTIYQLLSACEKFNEIIVSDYADRNRQELEKWLKKEPGAFDWTPVVKYVCELEGQREKWAEKEEKLRKKVKQVLKCDVRKPNPLAPVTLPAADCLLSTLCLEAACKDLGTFRAALKNISSLVKPGGHLVMVTVLKETYYVVDQHSFSCLYLDQESVEEAIKDAGFDIKFIKEIQEHSPNTFSDFGALLHVVACKRGPKPAQ encoded by the exons ATGTGCAAGATGGAGGCTCCAGCTAGCTTCACGGAAGGGGAAGTTTATCAGATGGATTTCAACCCTGGGGTCTACTTGGAAACATACTACAGCCTCGGTGCAAGTCACTGCAAAGGAAACAAGATCCTGACACTCAACCTGAGAAGCCTGTGTGAGATGTTCGCTTTCA GTGATGTGAAGGGTGACACCCTGATAGATATTGGCAGCGGCCCCACCATTTACCAGCTCCTTTCTGCCTGCGAGAAGTTTAACGAGATCATCGTTTCGGACTATGCGGACCGGAACCGCCAGGAGCTGGAGAAGTGGCTGAAGAAGGAGCCGGGAGCGTTTGACTGGACCCCAGTGGTGAAATACGTGTGCGAGCTGGAGGGACAGAG GGAAAAGTGGGCTGAGAAGGAAGAGAAACTGAGGAAGAAAGTGAAGCAGGTTCTGAAGTGCGACGTGAGGAAACCCAACCCTCTGGCGCCCGTGACGCTGCCCGCGGCCGACTGCCTGCTCTCCACGCTGTGCTTGGAAGCTGCCTGCAAAGACCTGGGCACCTTTCGTGCTGCCCTGAAAAACATCAGCTCCCTGGTGAAGCCGGGGGGACACCTGGTAATGGTGACGGTGTTGAAAGAAACCTATTATGTGGTTGACCAGCACAGCTTCTCCTGCTTGTACCTGGACCAGGAGTCAGTGGAAGAAGCCATTAAAGACGCTGGGTTTGACATCAAGTTCATCAAGGAGATTCAGGAACATTCCCCAAACACCTTTTCAGACTTTGGAGCCTTGCTCCATGTGGTTGCATGCAAGCGGGGCCCTAAACCAGCACAATGA